A single window of Triplophysa rosa linkage group LG2, Trosa_1v2, whole genome shotgun sequence DNA harbors:
- the f2r gene encoding proteinase-activated receptor 1, translated as MMWIMVLMGLLALETSASVQVPNNETTNLVRTFSGFFITVTDETIDYLDVQEYSGSGLEPASQPRKDHHPVVKKRYYISQEASKFLTGRVVTAVIPTIYTFVFIISVPLNLLAFVMFVRKVRPKKPAVIYMINLACADLLFVLVLPFRIAYHYNGNNWIYGAGMCRFVTAAFYCNMYCSVLLIMCISVDRFMAVVYPMDSLTWRSPQTASVVCGAMWLLSIGGVTPLLISDQTIAIPDLGITTCHDVLDLHHLREYYLYFFPIISSLFFFVPLIFSTVCYVRIIQALCAANVENRAKKTRAVFMAVTVFSVFVICFTPTNIILLSHYVRFAHKHNDESYAAYLVSMCIGSVSCCLDPLIYYFGSSQCQRQVLAFLRCQGLQHIERSAQFTSSTRSSKLETFKSSVSNQYRKLMG; from the exons ATGATGTGGATAATGGTTTTGATGGGACTGCTGGCGCTGGAAACCTCCGCATCTGTTCAGGTGCCGAATAACG AAACGACAAATTTAGTTCGTACATTCTCGGGTTTCTTCATCACTGTCACCGACGAGACGATTGATTATCTGGACGTACAAGAGTACAGCGGCTCCGGGTTAGAGCCCGCATCCCAACCCAGGAAAGATCACCACCCTGTGGTCAAAAAGCGCTACTACATCTCCCAGGAGGCCTCCAAATTTCTAACGGGCCGTGTAGTGACAGCTGTCATTCCAACGATATACACTTTTGTGTTCATTATAAGCGTTCCCCTGAACCTCCTTGcttttgttatgtttgtgcGCAAAGTGAGGCCGAAGAAACCGGCGGTGATTTACATGATTAATCTCGCCTGCGCTGACCTGCTGTTCGTGCTCGTCCTGCCGTTTAGGATAGCGTACCATTACAACGGAAACAACTGGATATACGGTGCTGGGATGTGTCGTTTTGTCACGGCTGCTTTTTATTGCAACATGTATTGTTCTGTGCTTCTGATTATGTGCATTAGTGTGGATCGCTTTATGGCTGTCGTTTATCCCATGGACTCGCTCACGTGGCGCAGTCCTCAAACCGCATCTGTCGTGTGCGGTGCCATGTGGCTTTTATCTATCGGCGGCGTGACCCCTTTACTGATCTCTGATCAGACCATTGCCATCCCTGACCTGGGCATAACCACCTGTCACGACGTCCTTGACCTCCATCACCTTCGCGAATACTACCTGTACTTTTTTCCCATCATTTCGTCTCTTTTCTTCTTCGTCCCGCTCATTTTTAGCACTGTATGCTACGTGCGCATTATCCAAGCCTTGTGCGCCGCCAACGTAGAAAACCGCGCGAAAAAAACGCGGGCTGTCTTTATGGCAGTAACTGTGTTTTCCGTTTTTGTGATATGCTTCACACCCACTAACATCATCTTGTTGTCACATTATGTACGGTTTGCTCACAAGCATAACGACGAGTCTTACGCTGCTTACCTGGTTTCCATGTGCATCGGGAGCGTCAGCTGCTGTTTAGACCCACTTATCTACTATTTTGGGTCGTCGCAATGCCAAAGGCAGGTTTTGGCCTTTCTCAGGTGCCAGGGGCTACAACACATTGAGAGGAGCGCGCAGTTCACCAGCAGCACCAGGTCAAGCAAGTTGGAGACATTTAAAAGCAGCGTGAGTAACCAGTATCGAAAGCTAATGGGATGa
- the ssbp2a gene encoding single-stranded DNA-binding protein 2 isoform X2 — MPMPPGFFQFMSPRYPGGPRGSLRIPSQALGAGNPPLLPSGMDPTRQPGYPNMSGPIQRMTPRGMVPLGPQNYGGGMRPPLNALVGPGMPGMSIGTGCRPWPNPPNLIPYSSASPVCLQGPPAGGGPPGTPIMPSPAESNNSGDNIYSMISSIPPNGNRPNFPSADGPIGSMASMEHHHINGSLGSGDIESLPKSSPGNLSMNNQPGTPRDDGEMGGNFLNPFQSDNYSPNMTMSV; from the exons ATGCCAATGCCTCCGGGATTTTttcaa TTTATGTCTCCTCGATACCCAGGTGGGCCTAGAGGTTCTCTCAGAATACCCAGTCAG GCTTTGGGTGCTGGGAACCCGCCCCTCCTACCTAGTGGAATGGATCCTACAAGACAACCAG GTTATCCCAACATGAGTGGCCCCATACAGCGAATGACTCCTCGAGGAATGGTTCCTCTTGGACCCCAG AACTATGGTGGTGGGATGAGACCTCCCCTTAATGCCCTTGTAGGACCTGGAATGCCTGGAATGAGCAT TGGTACTGGATGCAGACCGTGGCCAAACCCTCCAAATTTG ATCCCTTATTCATCTGCGTCTCCAG TGTGTTTACAGGGACCCCCAGCAGGAGGTGGTCCTCCAGGAACACCCATCATGCCCAGTCCAGCAG AGTCAAACAACTCGGGtgacaacatatacagtatgatcaGCTCAATCCCTCCTAATGGAAACAGACCAAAT tttcctAGTGCTGATGGCCCAATAGGCAGCATGGCAAGTATGGAGCATCATCATATAAATGGTTCTTTAG ggtctggtgaCATTGAAAGTCTCCCAAAG AGCTCACCAGGAAACCTCAGCATGAACAATCAGCCTGGCACACCAAGAGATGATGGAGAAATGGGTGGCAACTTCCTCAACCCTTTTCAGAGTGATAAT TATTCTCCAAATATGACCATGAGTGTGTGA
- the ssbp2a gene encoding single-stranded DNA-binding protein 2 isoform X4, which translates to MPMPPGFFQFMSPRYPGGPRGSLRIPSQALGAGNPPLLPSGMDPTRQPGYPNMSGPIQRMTPRGMVPLGPQNYGGGMRPPLNALVGPGMPGMSIGTGCRPWPNPPNLIPYSSASPGSYSCVYRDPQQEVVLQEHPSCPVQQFPSADGPIGSMARSGDIESLPKSSPGNLSMNNQPGTPRDDGEMGGNFLNPFQSDNYSPNMTMSV; encoded by the exons ATGCCAATGCCTCCGGGATTTTttcaa TTTATGTCTCCTCGATACCCAGGTGGGCCTAGAGGTTCTCTCAGAATACCCAGTCAG GCTTTGGGTGCTGGGAACCCGCCCCTCCTACCTAGTGGAATGGATCCTACAAGACAACCAG GTTATCCCAACATGAGTGGCCCCATACAGCGAATGACTCCTCGAGGAATGGTTCCTCTTGGACCCCAG AACTATGGTGGTGGGATGAGACCTCCCCTTAATGCCCTTGTAGGACCTGGAATGCCTGGAATGAGCAT TGGTACTGGATGCAGACCGTGGCCAAACCCTCCAAATTTG ATCCCTTATTCATCTGCGTCTCCAGGTAGTTATTCG TGTGTTTACAGGGACCCCCAGCAGGAGGTGGTCCTCCAGGAACACCCATCATGCCCAGTCCAGCAG tttcctAGTGCTGATGGCCCAATAGGCAGCATGGCAA ggtctggtgaCATTGAAAGTCTCCCAAAG AGCTCACCAGGAAACCTCAGCATGAACAATCAGCCTGGCACACCAAGAGATGATGGAGAAATGGGTGGCAACTTCCTCAACCCTTTTCAGAGTGATAAT TATTCTCCAAATATGACCATGAGTGTGTGA
- the ssbp2a gene encoding single-stranded DNA-binding protein 2 isoform X3 — MPMPPGFFQFMSPRYPGGPRGSLRIPSQALGAGNPPLLPSGMDPTRQPGYPNMSGPIQRMTPRGMVPLGPQNYGGGMRPPLNALVGPGMPGMSIGTGCRPWPNPPNLIPYSSASPGSYSCVYRDPQQEVVLQEHPSCPVQQFPSADGPIGSMASMEHHHINGSLGSGDIESLPKSSPGNLSMNNQPGTPRDDGEMGGNFLNPFQSDNYSPNMTMSV, encoded by the exons ATGCCAATGCCTCCGGGATTTTttcaa TTTATGTCTCCTCGATACCCAGGTGGGCCTAGAGGTTCTCTCAGAATACCCAGTCAG GCTTTGGGTGCTGGGAACCCGCCCCTCCTACCTAGTGGAATGGATCCTACAAGACAACCAG GTTATCCCAACATGAGTGGCCCCATACAGCGAATGACTCCTCGAGGAATGGTTCCTCTTGGACCCCAG AACTATGGTGGTGGGATGAGACCTCCCCTTAATGCCCTTGTAGGACCTGGAATGCCTGGAATGAGCAT TGGTACTGGATGCAGACCGTGGCCAAACCCTCCAAATTTG ATCCCTTATTCATCTGCGTCTCCAGGTAGTTATTCG TGTGTTTACAGGGACCCCCAGCAGGAGGTGGTCCTCCAGGAACACCCATCATGCCCAGTCCAGCAG tttcctAGTGCTGATGGCCCAATAGGCAGCATGGCAAGTATGGAGCATCATCATATAAATGGTTCTTTAG ggtctggtgaCATTGAAAGTCTCCCAAAG AGCTCACCAGGAAACCTCAGCATGAACAATCAGCCTGGCACACCAAGAGATGATGGAGAAATGGGTGGCAACTTCCTCAACCCTTTTCAGAGTGATAAT TATTCTCCAAATATGACCATGAGTGTGTGA
- the ssbp2a gene encoding single-stranded DNA-binding protein 2 isoform X1: MPMPPGFFQFMSPRYPGGPRGSLRIPSQALGAGNPPLLPSGMDPTRQPGYPNMSGPIQRMTPRGMVPLGPQNYGGGMRPPLNALVGPGMPGMSIGTGCRPWPNPPNLIPYSSASPGSYSGPPAGGGPPGTPIMPSPAESNNSGDNIYSMISSIPPNGNRPNFPSADGPIGSMASMEHHHINGSLGSGDIESLPKSSPGNLSMNNQPGTPRDDGEMGGNFLNPFQSDNYSPNMTMSV, from the exons ATGCCAATGCCTCCGGGATTTTttcaa TTTATGTCTCCTCGATACCCAGGTGGGCCTAGAGGTTCTCTCAGAATACCCAGTCAG GCTTTGGGTGCTGGGAACCCGCCCCTCCTACCTAGTGGAATGGATCCTACAAGACAACCAG GTTATCCCAACATGAGTGGCCCCATACAGCGAATGACTCCTCGAGGAATGGTTCCTCTTGGACCCCAG AACTATGGTGGTGGGATGAGACCTCCCCTTAATGCCCTTGTAGGACCTGGAATGCCTGGAATGAGCAT TGGTACTGGATGCAGACCGTGGCCAAACCCTCCAAATTTG ATCCCTTATTCATCTGCGTCTCCAGGTAGTTATTCG GGACCCCCAGCAGGAGGTGGTCCTCCAGGAACACCCATCATGCCCAGTCCAGCAG AGTCAAACAACTCGGGtgacaacatatacagtatgatcaGCTCAATCCCTCCTAATGGAAACAGACCAAAT tttcctAGTGCTGATGGCCCAATAGGCAGCATGGCAAGTATGGAGCATCATCATATAAATGGTTCTTTAG ggtctggtgaCATTGAAAGTCTCCCAAAG AGCTCACCAGGAAACCTCAGCATGAACAATCAGCCTGGCACACCAAGAGATGATGGAGAAATGGGTGGCAACTTCCTCAACCCTTTTCAGAGTGATAAT TATTCTCCAAATATGACCATGAGTGTGTGA